One segment of Halococcus salsus DNA contains the following:
- a CDS encoding DUF2080 family transposase-associated protein translates to MDRHEIEGHEVVEKTVKPTGNGAHVYLPKSWVGATIKVVRASELDADSDE, encoded by the coding sequence ATGGACCGGCACGAGATAGAGGGTCACGAAGTCGTGGAGAAAACTGTGAAGCCCACCGGCAACGGCGCTCACGTCTACCTCCCGAAGTCGTGGGTAGGAGCAACCATCAAGGTCGTTCGTGCCTCCGAACTCGACGCCGATTCAGACGAGTAG
- a CDS encoding valine--tRNA ligase, with amino-acid sequence MTELSETYDPAALEAKWREAWTDSDLYQYEEESSDTEYVIDTPPPYPTGDLHIGHALGWSYMDFAARYHRMLGENVSFPQGWDCHGLPTEVKVEENNDIHRTEVPREEFRELCIEHTEDQIAGMKEMMGELGFSQDWDQEFRTMDPEYWGTTQRSFVEMHDDGYVHRDEHPVNWCPRCETAIADAEVEAIDSEGTLSTVRFPGVEGDGIEIATTRPELLPAVVGVAVSPDDERYADRVGETFEIPIFGQEVELVADEEVDGDFGTGAVMISTFGDKQDVDWWATYDLDLRPVVTEDGRLDERVEEFGGLELDAAKERIVTALQKEGYLVNEEPVEQSVGACWRCDTPIEILSKEQWFVRVDQEEIIEKAQEVSWIPEHMYGRLEEWTEGMDWDWVISRQRVFATPIPAWSCEGCGHWHVADSDELPVEPTSETPDEPCPDCGAEAWTGETDVMDTWMDSSISPLYITGWPEADFTPVQLREQGHDIIRTWAFYTILRTAALEGEKPWEEALVNGMVLGADGNKMSKSRDNSVSPDAVVEEHSADAFRQALALGGQPGSDIQFQPKEVTSASRFLTKLWNITRFASQHLDESDEVEPAYTDADRWIRSKCARVADDVAADMDDYRFDRALRTLREFVWHDLADDYVELIKGRLYEGTPEEGAAARETLATTLSASIRMLAPFSPFLAEETYRHLPNTTGSVHAAAWPDLDDGDEAAEKRGERIAAVASAVRAWKSDSGMALNTDLERVEVYPDDEADFETGDLAATVNAPVEVLAGDPDVELTPVAVDPDHSEIGPEFRDQAGAVVGALEAADPDEIARQKREHGEIELDAGGEVVVLDPEMVEVIEERRAAGETVEVLDVEGATVLVFP; translated from the coding sequence ATGACAGAGCTATCTGAGACCTACGACCCGGCCGCCCTCGAAGCCAAGTGGCGCGAGGCGTGGACCGATTCCGACCTGTATCAGTACGAGGAGGAGAGCTCCGACACCGAGTACGTCATCGACACGCCGCCGCCCTACCCGACGGGCGACCTCCACATCGGCCACGCGCTCGGGTGGAGCTACATGGATTTCGCCGCCCGGTATCACCGGATGCTCGGCGAGAACGTCTCGTTCCCGCAGGGCTGGGACTGCCACGGACTGCCGACCGAGGTGAAGGTCGAGGAGAACAACGACATCCATCGGACGGAGGTCCCGCGCGAGGAGTTCCGCGAGCTGTGTATCGAGCACACGGAGGACCAGATCGCGGGCATGAAGGAGATGATGGGGGAGCTCGGCTTCTCCCAGGACTGGGACCAGGAGTTCCGGACGATGGACCCGGAGTACTGGGGGACGACTCAGCGCTCGTTCGTGGAGATGCACGACGATGGCTACGTCCACCGCGACGAACACCCGGTGAACTGGTGTCCGCGCTGCGAGACCGCGATCGCCGACGCCGAGGTCGAGGCGATCGACTCGGAGGGGACCCTCTCGACGGTGCGCTTCCCCGGCGTCGAGGGCGACGGGATCGAGATCGCGACCACCCGACCCGAACTCCTCCCGGCCGTCGTCGGGGTGGCGGTCAGCCCGGACGACGAGCGCTACGCCGACCGCGTTGGCGAGACGTTCGAGATCCCGATCTTCGGCCAGGAGGTCGAACTCGTGGCCGACGAGGAGGTCGACGGCGACTTCGGGACCGGCGCGGTGATGATCTCGACCTTCGGCGACAAGCAGGACGTCGACTGGTGGGCGACCTACGACCTCGACCTTCGACCCGTCGTGACGGAGGACGGCCGCCTCGACGAGCGCGTCGAGGAGTTCGGCGGGCTCGAACTCGACGCGGCGAAGGAGCGGATCGTCACCGCGCTCCAGAAGGAGGGCTATCTGGTGAACGAGGAGCCGGTCGAGCAGTCGGTGGGGGCGTGCTGGCGGTGTGACACCCCGATCGAGATCCTCTCGAAGGAGCAGTGGTTCGTCCGAGTCGACCAAGAGGAGATCATCGAGAAGGCCCAGGAGGTGTCGTGGATCCCCGAACACATGTACGGCCGGCTTGAGGAGTGGACCGAGGGGATGGACTGGGACTGGGTGATCAGTCGCCAGCGCGTCTTCGCGACGCCGATCCCGGCCTGGTCGTGCGAGGGGTGTGGCCACTGGCACGTCGCCGACTCCGACGAGCTGCCGGTCGAACCCACGAGCGAGACGCCGGACGAGCCGTGTCCGGACTGCGGTGCGGAAGCGTGGACCGGCGAGACCGACGTGATGGACACCTGGATGGACTCGTCCATCTCGCCGCTCTACATCACCGGGTGGCCCGAGGCCGACTTCACGCCGGTGCAGCTCCGCGAGCAGGGCCACGACATCATCCGGACGTGGGCCTTCTACACCATCCTCCGGACCGCGGCGCTCGAAGGCGAGAAACCGTGGGAGGAGGCACTGGTCAACGGGATGGTGCTGGGAGCCGACGGCAACAAGATGAGCAAATCCCGGGACAACTCCGTCAGTCCGGACGCGGTCGTCGAGGAGCACTCGGCCGACGCCTTCCGCCAGGCGCTCGCGCTCGGCGGCCAGCCCGGGTCGGACATTCAGTTCCAGCCCAAGGAAGTCACGAGCGCGTCGCGCTTCCTCACGAAGCTCTGGAACATCACCCGGTTCGCGAGCCAGCACCTCGATGAGTCCGACGAGGTGGAGCCGGCCTACACCGACGCCGACCGCTGGATCCGCTCGAAGTGCGCGCGGGTCGCCGACGACGTCGCGGCCGACATGGACGACTACCGCTTCGACCGGGCGCTCCGCACCCTCCGGGAGTTCGTTTGGCACGACCTCGCCGACGACTACGTCGAGCTGATCAAGGGCCGGCTCTACGAGGGCACTCCCGAGGAAGGGGCGGCCGCCCGCGAGACGCTCGCGACCACCCTGTCGGCCTCGATCCGGATGCTCGCGCCGTTCTCGCCGTTCCTCGCCGAGGAGACCTACCGTCACCTCCCGAACACCACGGGAAGCGTTCACGCCGCGGCGTGGCCCGACCTCGACGACGGCGACGAAGCCGCGGAGAAGCGCGGCGAGCGGATCGCGGCGGTCGCGAGCGCGGTGCGGGCCTGGAAGTCCGACTCCGGGATGGCGCTCAACACCGACCTCGAACGCGTCGAGGTCTACCCCGACGACGAGGCCGACTTCGAGACCGGCGACCTCGCCGCGACGGTGAACGCGCCGGTTGAGGTGCTCGCGGGCGACCCCGACGTCGAGTTGACTCCCGTGGCCGTCGACCCCGACCACAGCGAGATCGGTCCCGAGTTTCGCGACCAAGCGGGCGCGGTCGTGGGCGCGCTCGAAGCCGCCGACCCCGACGAGATCGCCCGTCAGAAGCGCGAGCACGGCGAGATCGAACTTGACGCGGGCGGCGAAGTGGTGGTGCTCGACCCCGAGATGGTCGAGGTGATCGAGGAGCGCCGGGCGGCGGGCGAGACCGTCGAGGTGCTCGACGTCGAGGGCGCGACGGTGCTGGTCTTTCCGTAG
- a CDS encoding ArsR/SmtB family transcription factor: MGDDSDVDAIGSLLADECARTILTETVEEALSAEELSDRCGVSPPTVYRRLEALEAHDLVSDFLPTLPLA; this comes from the coding sequence GTGGGTGATGACTCCGATGTGGACGCCATCGGTTCGCTGCTCGCCGACGAGTGTGCGCGAACCATCCTCACGGAGACCGTCGAGGAAGCCCTCTCGGCCGAGGAACTCAGCGACCGCTGTGGAGTGTCACCACCGACGGTCTATCGACGACTCGAAGCCCTCGAAGCACATGACCTCGTCAGTGACTTCCTCCCCACCCTACCGCTCGCCTGA
- the gnd gene encoding phosphogluconate dehydrogenase (NAD(+)-dependent, decarboxylating), with product MQLGVIGLGRMGRIVADRALDAGHEVVAFDVDAEAVAAVADAGADPADSLADLVEQLGEEKRIWLMVPAGDAIDAALADLEPHLDDEDVVVDGGNSHFEDSTRRAESTPAAYLDCGTSGGPASAEAGFSLMVGGPAWAYDELTPVFDAVATGPAGHARMGPAGSGHYVKMVHNGVEYALMEAYGEGFELLADGRYDLDLESVARTWNNGAVIRSWLLELCEEAFAEEGSDLGTVADRVEGGSTGTWTVQEALSQEIPVPLIYTALAERFGSRAANGRFARRLANRLRYGFGRHEVARSE from the coding sequence ATGCAACTCGGGGTTATCGGACTCGGGCGGATGGGACGGATCGTCGCCGACCGCGCGCTCGATGCGGGTCACGAGGTCGTCGCCTTCGACGTGGACGCGGAGGCCGTGGCGGCCGTCGCCGACGCGGGGGCCGACCCCGCCGACTCGCTCGCGGATCTCGTCGAGCAGTTGGGCGAGGAGAAGCGGATCTGGTTGATGGTGCCCGCGGGCGACGCCATCGACGCCGCGCTCGCGGACCTCGAACCCCACCTCGACGACGAGGACGTCGTGGTCGACGGCGGCAACTCCCACTTCGAGGACTCGACGCGCCGCGCGGAATCGACACCCGCGGCCTATCTCGACTGTGGAACCTCGGGCGGACCCGCGAGCGCGGAGGCCGGCTTCTCGCTCATGGTCGGCGGGCCGGCGTGGGCCTACGACGAACTCACGCCCGTCTTCGACGCGGTGGCGACCGGACCCGCGGGCCACGCGCGGATGGGGCCCGCCGGCTCGGGTCACTACGTCAAGATGGTCCACAACGGCGTCGAGTACGCGCTGATGGAAGCCTACGGCGAGGGGTTCGAACTCCTCGCGGACGGTCGCTACGACCTCGACCTCGAATCGGTCGCACGGACCTGGAACAACGGCGCGGTCATCCGGTCGTGGCTCCTCGAACTCTGCGAGGAGGCGTTCGCGGAGGAGGGCTCGGATCTGGGAACCGTCGCCGACCGTGTCGAGGGCGGCTCGACTGGGACCTGGACCGTCCAGGAGGCCCTGAGTCAAGAAATCCCGGTGCCGTTGATCTACACCGCGCTCGCCGAACGGTTCGGCTCGCGCGCCGCGAACGGCCGGTTCGCGCGCCGCCTCGCGAACCGACTCCGGTACGGGTTCGGTCGTCACGAGGTCGCTCGAAGCGAGTAA
- a CDS encoding ABC transporter ATP-binding protein, with amino-acid sequence MSRTAATTPSNGPVVRLTDVRKTYDLGGTVEALAGVSLSLADGSYTAVMGPSGSGKSTLLNLVGALDTPTEGTVEVAGNDLGAATDDERAAIRGTEIGFVFQTFNLLPRSDAVENVALPLVFAGWSRERRHERATDLLDRVGLGDRLHHRPTQLSGGQRQRVAIARALAPDPAVVLADEPTGNVDTETGAGVMNLLAAANDRGTTVLLVTHAREIAEHADRIVTVRDGRRESTEELGDHTTTRARDA; translated from the coding sequence GTGAGCAGGACTGCCGCCACGACCCCATCGAACGGGCCGGTCGTGCGCCTCACGGACGTCCGGAAGACCTACGACCTCGGCGGGACCGTCGAGGCGCTCGCCGGCGTCTCGCTCTCGCTGGCCGACGGGTCGTACACCGCGGTGATGGGGCCGAGCGGGTCGGGCAAGAGCACGTTGTTGAACCTCGTGGGGGCGCTCGACACGCCGACCGAGGGCACCGTGGAGGTCGCCGGCAACGACCTCGGTGCCGCCACCGACGACGAGCGCGCCGCGATCCGCGGCACCGAGATCGGCTTCGTCTTCCAGACCTTCAACCTCCTCCCCCGTTCCGACGCCGTCGAGAACGTCGCCCTCCCGCTGGTGTTCGCCGGCTGGTCGCGCGAGCGCCGCCACGAGCGTGCGACCGACCTCCTCGACCGAGTCGGCCTCGGCGACCGCCTCCACCACCGCCCGACGCAGCTCTCGGGTGGCCAGCGCCAGCGGGTCGCGATCGCCCGTGCGCTCGCGCCCGACCCCGCCGTCGTGCTCGCCGACGAACCGACCGGCAACGTCGACACCGAGACCGGCGCGGGGGTCATGAACCTCCTCGCGGCGGCGAACGACCGCGGGACGACGGTCCTGCTCGTGACGCACGCGCGGGAGATCGCCGAGCACGCCGACCGGATCGTCACCGTTCGCGACGGCCGCCGAGAGTCGACCGAGGAGCTCGGGGACCACACTACGACCCGGGCGCGGGACGCCTGA
- a CDS encoding type II CAAX prenyl endopeptidase Rce1 family protein — protein sequence MAAQHRAVREHPVLGFVLLSIVFSWAMWGVQYLWPRNPVALIAPLPSAGPAVAAVVVAHLSGFDLRAWRDHLGGRDVEPYWYGVGLALPLACVIATTIAAALLFNGPWAVPFFTPQRAAGYAVSLLFSVIPALGVEAGFRGFALPRLQHRYDALVASAFVAVAWAVWSLPLFVFPGTYLAGFSLPVAVLLLVVVSVFLTYVYNSTGGSVPVTALLNGGLVTSLTYGAVGASGVEIQVTTLAAWAIPALVVANLYGRERLADEVSAPRFLAES from the coding sequence ATGGCGGCCCAACACCGAGCGGTGCGAGAACATCCGGTGCTCGGCTTCGTTCTCCTGAGTATCGTCTTCTCGTGGGCGATGTGGGGGGTACAGTATCTCTGGCCGCGGAACCCGGTCGCTCTGATCGCGCCCCTCCCATCGGCCGGCCCGGCCGTCGCCGCAGTGGTCGTCGCCCACCTCTCGGGCTTCGATCTGCGCGCATGGAGGGACCACCTCGGGGGACGAGACGTGGAACCGTACTGGTACGGCGTCGGTCTCGCCCTGCCACTGGCCTGCGTGATCGCCACCACGATCGCCGCGGCACTGCTGTTCAACGGACCGTGGGCCGTCCCGTTCTTCACTCCTCAAAGGGCCGCCGGATACGCCGTCTCGCTGTTGTTCAGTGTGATTCCCGCACTCGGTGTGGAGGCGGGCTTTCGCGGGTTCGCCCTGCCTCGCCTCCAGCACCGCTACGACGCGCTGGTCGCCAGCGCCTTCGTCGCCGTCGCGTGGGCGGTCTGGAGCCTCCCCCTGTTCGTGTTCCCCGGTACGTACCTCGCCGGGTTCTCGCTCCCGGTCGCTGTGTTGTTGCTGGTGGTCGTCTCGGTGTTCCTCACCTACGTCTACAACAGCACGGGCGGGAGCGTCCCCGTCACCGCCCTGCTCAACGGTGGCCTCGTCACATCGCTCACGTACGGCGCGGTGGGTGCCTCCGGGGTCGAGATCCAGGTGACGACGCTTGCGGCGTGGGCGATCCCCGCGCTCGTCGTCGCCAACCTCTACGGCCGTGAACGCCTCGCGGATGAGGTATCGGCACCGCGGTTCCTCGCCGAATCATAA
- a CDS encoding 2Fe-2S iron-sulfur cluster-binding protein: MVEVLGVAIGLLLVGVMVVLHFSSGTDRPIPDDISQSVLERRAASVPETDFPEPMNRSIGGGAAPAGAVGGGEAEGELAEGETSETPSSPGEIPDDEAEVFSVEYAKEGETVDVPENQTLLEAGEDQGWDMPYACRQGQCLSCGGHVADGPSEDYLIHDNQQMLEAEELEDGYALTCVSYPKSDFTLETRETP; encoded by the coding sequence ATGGTCGAGGTACTCGGTGTCGCGATCGGACTCCTGCTGGTTGGCGTGATGGTTGTCTTGCACTTCTCCTCGGGCACCGACCGGCCGATCCCCGACGACATCTCCCAGTCGGTGCTCGAACGGCGGGCGGCGAGCGTCCCCGAGACCGACTTCCCCGAACCGATGAACCGCTCGATCGGCGGCGGGGCGGCTCCGGCCGGCGCGGTCGGCGGTGGCGAGGCCGAGGGCGAACTCGCCGAGGGTGAAACGAGCGAAACCCCGTCGAGCCCCGGCGAGATCCCGGACGACGAGGCCGAGGTGTTCTCGGTCGAGTACGCGAAGGAGGGCGAAACCGTCGACGTGCCCGAGAACCAGACCCTCCTCGAAGCCGGCGAGGACCAGGGTTGGGATATGCCCTACGCCTGCCGACAGGGCCAGTGTCTCTCGTGTGGCGGCCACGTCGCCGACGGCCCCTCCGAGGACTACCTGATCCACGACAACCAGCAGATGCTCGAAGCCGAGGAGTTGGAGGACGGCTACGCGCTGACCTGCGTCAGCTACCCGAAATCCGACTTCACGCTCGAAACCCGCGAAACGCCCTGA
- a CDS encoding RNA-guided endonuclease InsQ/TnpB family protein: protein MLNYRFRLNPTPAQREQLAWTLDTCRQVYNHFLHRLNRVDNTSSYKEQERLPKLKEWWTDLRGVHSKVLQKVVQRLYDNLSTLKGLKENGHRVGHLRWKGSGYYYSFTYSQSGFKLDQKSDRDELWLSKIGSVPIVAHRDLPTDATVKGMTVKREPTGHWYAVLSVETPDDPPEKPASPENVVGIDVGILKFAHDTDGTAVGSLDLSHERDRLEHEQRVLSRREHGSANWEKQRRKVARRHADLKRKRRDFLHKLSNYYAREYDLVAVEDLDAKGLMELDGNSRNRASAAWGTLRRMLAYKCEREGTHFAEVRPHGTTKECARCGAETDKPLWVREHSCPACGFTADRDENAAWNVLQRGIEEIGTGSAESTPVETVVPTATAFQPVAANHVAEAGSPTLKREPSGER, encoded by the coding sequence ATGCTCAACTACAGGTTCCGGCTCAACCCCACGCCCGCTCAACGCGAGCAGTTAGCGTGGACGCTGGATACCTGCCGACAGGTCTACAACCACTTTCTCCACCGACTCAACCGCGTCGATAACACGTCGTCGTACAAGGAGCAGGAACGGCTACCGAAGCTCAAGGAGTGGTGGACCGACCTACGCGGAGTCCACTCCAAAGTGCTTCAAAAGGTCGTTCAACGCCTGTACGACAACCTCTCAACGCTGAAAGGGTTGAAGGAGAACGGCCACCGCGTCGGCCACCTTCGGTGGAAGGGTTCGGGATACTACTATTCGTTCACGTACAGTCAGTCCGGTTTCAAGCTCGACCAAAAGAGCGACCGCGACGAGCTGTGGTTGTCGAAGATTGGTTCGGTCCCGATAGTCGCACACCGCGACCTCCCCACCGACGCGACCGTGAAGGGCATGACGGTGAAGCGAGAACCCACAGGGCACTGGTACGCTGTGTTGTCGGTTGAAACGCCCGATGACCCACCGGAGAAACCGGCGAGCCCCGAGAATGTTGTCGGCATCGACGTGGGAATACTCAAATTCGCCCACGACACCGATGGAACGGCGGTCGGGTCGCTCGACCTCTCGCACGAACGCGATCGACTGGAACACGAACAGCGTGTCCTCTCGCGCCGCGAACACGGTTCGGCGAACTGGGAGAAACAGCGAAGAAAGGTCGCCCGTCGCCACGCCGACCTGAAACGGAAACGGCGGGACTTCCTGCACAAGCTGTCGAACTACTACGCTCGGGAATACGACCTCGTGGCGGTCGAAGACCTCGACGCGAAGGGACTGATGGAACTCGACGGCAACAGTCGCAACCGCGCGTCAGCCGCGTGGGGAACCCTCCGCCGGATGCTCGCGTACAAGTGCGAACGCGAAGGGACGCACTTCGCGGAGGTTCGACCCCACGGAACCACGAAGGAGTGCGCCCGCTGTGGTGCGGAAACGGACAAGCCGCTCTGGGTACGCGAACACTCGTGTCCGGCGTGTGGCTTCACCGCCGACCGAGACGAAAACGCCGCGTGGAACGTCCTCCAACGCGGTATCGAGGAAATAGGCACGGGCAGTGCCGAATCAACGCCTGTGGAGACCGTGGTCCCTACGGCGACCGCTTTTCAGCCGGTCGCTGCAAACCACGTCGCCGAAGCAGGAAGCCCCACCCTCAAGCGCGAGCCGTCAGGCGAGCGGTAG